In the genome of Anomalospiza imberbis isolate Cuckoo-Finch-1a 21T00152 chromosome 29, ASM3175350v1, whole genome shotgun sequence, one region contains:
- the IL6R gene encoding interleukin-6 receptor subunit alpha yields MARPPGPLLLLLHLLLLPLRFLLAAAGRPCGPAGLSRDTVLGHLGANMTLTCQDEEPANATVLWQVQEQGAAGGWGRQLAEGNTLLLRRLRYEDSGHYSCSVGSHLLRSLRLLVAEPPETPQVSCYRRSHDKDVLCEWPQQKKPSPGTRAMLWVKRRFVAENATEQRCRYFSKARKFVCRVKVPPGTDDTKHLVVSTCVSNSAGGSAGKDRIITLSGVLKPDPPVNVTVEALEKAPQRLQVNWSYPPSWDPRFYWLRFQVRYRPEPAPTFVEVDQVMTTWLDIRDAWRGTRHVVQVRAKDEFGHGTWSEWSQEAVGTPWTDPWDLASEMEPFSSQVPVEDGTYGVTLPPELFGEDDTNGAGGSVMESSTHPVTSPYAFLVTGGSLLLGIALFVGIVVRYRQMWWTNGQETTKPEGEGQHMLVPLGLPPPTLSDTPLLSHPVPSAPGVLHITHADYSSSGQ; encoded by the exons ATGgcgcggccgccggggccgcttctcctcctcctccacctcctcctcctccctctccgctTCCTCCTCGCCGCCGCCGGGCGGCCCTGCGGCCCCGCCG GACTGTCGCGGGACACGGTGTTGGGCCACCTGGGAGCCAACATGACGTTGACCTGCCAGGACGAGGAGCCTGCAAATGCCACGGTGTTGTGGcaggtgcaggagcagggggCAGCCGGGGGCTGGGGACGACAGCTGGCGGAGGGTAACACGCTGCTCCTGCGGCGGCTGCGCTACGAGGACTCTGGGCactacagctgctctgtggggaGCCACCTGCTGCGCTCCCTGCGGCTGCTGGTGGCAG AGCCCCCTGAAACTCCCCAGGTCTCCTGCTACCGGCGGAGCCACGACAAGGACGTCCTGTGTGAGTGGCCACAGCAGAAGAAGCCGTCCCCAGGGACACGGGCGATGCTCTGGGTGAAGCGGAG gtTTGTGGCTGAGAATGCCACAGAGCAGCGGTGCCGCTACTTCTCCAAGGCACGGAAGTTCGTTTGCCGGGTGAAGGTGCCACCTGGCACCGATGATACCAAACACCTCGTGGTGTCCACCTGTGTCAGCAACAGTGCCGGTGGCTCGGCTGGCAAAGACAGGATCATCACTCTCAGCGGTGTCC TGAAGCCAGACCCCCCGGTCAATGTGACGGTGGAGGCTCTGGAGAAGGCGCCGCAGCGGCTGCAGGTGAACTGGTCCTACCCCCCATCCTGGGACCCCCGTTTCTACTGGCTCCGCTTCCAGGTCCGCTACCGCCCCGAGCCTGCCCCGACCTTCGTGGAG gTGGATCAGGTGATGACAACTTGGCTCGACATCCGTGACGCGTGGCGCGGGACGAGGCACGTGGTGCAGGTGAGGGCGAAGGATGAGTTCGGCCATGGCACGTGGAGCGAGTGGAGCCAGGAGGCCGTGGGTACCCCCTGGACAG ACCCTTGGGACCTCGCCTCTGAAATGGAGCCTTTCAGCTCACAG GTCCCCGTGGAAGATGGCACCTATGGGGTGACACTGCCCCCCGAGCTCTTCGGGGAGGATGATACTAATGGTGCTGGTG GGTCTGTCATGGAATCCAGCACCCATCCTGTGACATCCCCCTATGCCTTCCTGGTCACCGGCGGGAGTCTGCTCCTTGGCATTGCCCTGTTTGTTGGCATTGTGGTGAG GTACAGGCAGATGTGGTGGACAAATGGGCAGGAGACGACCAAGCCAGAAGGCGAGGGGCAGCACATGCTGGTCCCTCTGGGCTTACCCCCACCCACACTTAGTGATACCCCTCTGCTCTCACACcctgtcccctcagccccgggaGTGCTCCACATAACTCACGCAGATTATTCCTCCTCAGGGCAGTAG